In Pungitius pungitius chromosome 2, fPunPun2.1, whole genome shotgun sequence, a single window of DNA contains:
- the podxl gene encoding podocalyxin, with protein sequence MRATQRITSLLLSVSFLIFSVRLSNADTTQNVVTSKQSSEFANETENVNFSVQTTLTQNVTTDPKNHTTPSMGTTNATTTSAASATVKSATNTTGDDTTTATATASNSPPNTSVPVTTTATTTATATTTATTTTATTATTTATIAEKTATATATTTATITATAATTATATSTATTTATITATAATTATATTTATAANSTGSTGAPKYIVAPKTKATSVPVTTAGTQADTNLSGHVGTSETTKGSTGALSTVQQSVAHTTIPTQTSQESQAGAVKATVASKVTTVTWRADNAVTTGYPSTPAEKGPSTSQPLVTKAGTPSPPPPSVVTQITTSHAAAAQPKQYAYSLNHGDEKEEEKDLAEVCKRLMVNLQDGNCTLTWQHRNDKIQFDRVEINGKVKTSLANQYYEEITKKPTDSKTLIAILASSGALLIMIVILAVCASHHRRPYNENQQHLTEELHTVENGYHDNPTLEVMEVQPEMQEKKTALNGEFNDSWIVPMDNLLKEDVASEEDTHL encoded by the exons GCTTCCTAATATTCAGTGTCAGGCTTTCCAATGCGGACACCACCCAGAATGTTGTCACATCCAAGCAGTCATCAGAGTTTGCAAACGAGACTGAGAACGTCAACTTCAGTGTCCAAACCACATTGACACAGAATGTGACAACTGATCCAAAGAACCATACGACGCCATCTATGGGGACAACTAATGCGACGACAACGTCTGCTGCGTCTGCCACAGTAAAGTCTGCCACAAACACTACAGGGGATGATAccactactgctactgctaccgCGTCAAACAGCCCACCAAACACTAGTGTCCCTGTTacaacaacagctacaacaactgcaacagccacaacaacagcaacaacaacaactgcaacaaCAGCTACAACAACTGCAACAATAGCTGAAAAAACAGCTACAGCaacggcaacaacaacagctacaaTAACAGCAACAGCTGCAACAACTGCAACAGCTACATCAACAGCTACAACAACAGCTACAATAACAGCAACAGCTGCAACAACTGCAACagccacaacaacagcaacagctgcCAACAGCACTGGGTCAACTGGAGCCCCCAAATACATCGTTGCCCCCAAAACAAAGGCAACCTCTGTACCCGTAACAACAGCCGGGACACAAGCGGACACCAACCTGTCTGGCCACGTGGGGACAAGCGAGACCACAAAGGGTTCGACGGGGGCCCTTTCGACGGTGCAACAATCAGTGGCTCACACCACCATCCCCACCCAGACGAGCCAGGAGAGCCAAGCAG GTGCCGTGAAAGCGACTGTGGCGTCTAAAGTGACCACGGTCACATGGAGAGCCGACAACGCGGTGACCACTGGCTACCCCTCCACCCCGGCGGAGAAGGGGCCTTCTACCTCACAGCCTCTTGTTACCAAAGCTGGGACCCCgtccccaccacccccctccgTTGTGACCCAAATCACCACCAGCCACGCCGCAGCAGCTCAGCCAAAGCAGTATGCG TATTCTCTAAACCACGGGGACGAG aaagaggaggagaaagacctGGCGGAGGTGTGCAAGCGGCTGATGGTCAATCTACAAGACGGCAACTGCACCCTAACGTGGCAGCACCGCAACGACAAAATACAGTTTGACCGTGTGGAGATCAACGGAAAAG TGAAAACCAGCCTCGCAAACCAGTACTATGAAGAAATCACCAAG AAACCCACCGATAGCAAAACCCTGATCGCCATCCTGGCCTCCAGTGGAGCTCTGCTGATCATGATCGTCATCCTCGCCGTCTGTGCCTCGCACCACCGCAGGCCGTACAATGAGAACCAG cagcacctgACGGAGGAGCTGCACACAGTGGAGAATGGTTACCACGACAACCCGACGCttgaggtgatggaggtgcagCCAGAGATGCAGGAGAAGAAGACGGCGCTGAACGGAGAGTTCAACGACAGCTGGATCGTCCCCATGGACAACCTGCTGAAGGAGGACGTGGCGAGCGAGGAGGACACACACCTGTAG